A region from the Arachis ipaensis cultivar K30076 chromosome B01, Araip1.1, whole genome shotgun sequence genome encodes:
- the LOC107613541 gene encoding chaperone protein dnaJ 11, chloroplastic-like — MPAILSLSTVPAVNFSFASNNRASNERFRRRSPIRAVASPVPATSASLYKVLRVEQDASLTEIKSAFRSLAKLYHPDVAAVRRLPDSDGSSGTDDGDFIVIRNAYETLSDSSARAMYDLSLASRRRRFPEPLSVKRNSDHYSTRRWETDQCW, encoded by the coding sequence ATGCCGGCAATACTCAGCCTATCCACCGTTCCCGCTGTCAACTTCTCCTTCGCTAGCAACAACCGAGCTTCCAACGAAAGATTCCGCCGCCGTAGTCCGATCCGCGCCGTCGCTTCTCCGGTGCCGGCCACATCGGCTAGCCTCTACAAGGTTTTGCGAGTCGAGCAGGATGCGTCGCTGACGGAGATCAAGTCTGCCTTCCGGAGTCTGGCGAAGCTCTACCACCCCGACGTTGCGGCCGTGAGGCGGTTGCCGGATTCTGACGGCAGTTCCGGCACGGACGACGGCGACTTCATCGTGATACGGAACGCATACGAGACGCTATCGGATTCTTCAGCGAGAGCTATGTACGATCTGTCTCTGGCCTCCCGGCGGCGGAGGTTTCCGGAGCCATTGAGCGTGAAACGGAATTCCGATCATTACTCGACCCGAAGATGGGAAACGGACCAATGCTGGTAG